The genomic interval GTAGTCGCCGGCATGGGCCAGCTGGACAGCGCCGAACAGGCCCACCGCGCCGATCCACGGCGCACAACGGGCAGCCCAGTTACGCACTGCTTGCATGAAATTCTTCACCTTATTCAAACCTGTGCGATCCATTTGCGGTGCGTATGGATCGACATCAGAACGCCAAACGCTGACAGCAGCGTCACCAACGAAGTTCCGCCATAGCTGATGAAGGGCAGCGGCACGCCCACCACGGGCAGAAGGCCGCTGACCATACCGATATTGACGAACACGTATACAAAGAAGGTCATCGTCAAGCTGCCCGCTAGCAGCTTACCGAACAGGGTCTGCGCCTGGGCCGTGATCATCAGGCCGCGACCAATCAGCAGCAGGTAGACGATCAGCAGCAGGCAGATGCCGACCAGGCCGAACTCCTCACCGAGCACGGCGATGATGAAGTCGGTGTGGCTCTCGGGCAAAAAGTCCAGGTGCGACTGGGTGCCCAGCAGCCAGCCCTTACCGAATACCCCGCCCGAACCGATCGCAGCCTTGGACTGGATGATGTTCCAGCCGGTGCCCAAGGGGTCGCTTTCCGGGTCGAGGAAGGTCAGCACGCGCTGCTTTTGGTAGTCGTGCATGACGAAGAACCACATGGCCACCGCCACCGGCACCGCCGCCGCTACCACACTGACAATCCAGCGCCAGCGCAGCCCACCCATGAACAGCACGAACGCACCAGAGGCCAGAATCAACAGCGCCGTGCCCAGGTCGGGCTGGCGAACGATGAGGATGAACGGCACGCCGATCAGCACCAGGCTGATCGCCACATGCTTGAGGTGTGGCGGCAAGGTGCGCTTGGACAGGTACCAGGCGATGGTCGCCGGCATGATGATCTTGAGAAATTCCGAGGGCTGGAAGCGAATCACCCCGGGGATATTGATCCACCGGGTGGCGCCCATGGCGTTGTGGCCCATCACGTCCACCACCACCAGCAACAGCACCCCGGTGACGTAGGCCAATGGCACCCAGCGCGCCATGAACCGCGGCTCCAGCTGGGCGATGACGAACATCGACACCAGGCCGATGCCGAACGAAGTCGCCTGCTTGAGCAGCAGGTCCCAGTTCTTGCCACTGGCCGAATACAGCACGAACAGGCTGCCAGCCGCGAGGGTCAGGAGGATGACCAGCAACGGGCCATCGATATGGATGCGCTGCAGGAAGCTGGCG from Pseudomonas kermanshahensis carries:
- the rodA gene encoding rod shape-determining protein RodA; this translates as MRRRASFLQRIHIDGPLLVILLTLAAGSLFVLYSASGKNWDLLLKQATSFGIGLVSMFVIAQLEPRFMARWVPLAYVTGVLLLVVVDVMGHNAMGATRWINIPGVIRFQPSEFLKIIMPATIAWYLSKRTLPPHLKHVAISLVLIGVPFILIVRQPDLGTALLILASGAFVLFMGGLRWRWIVSVVAAAVPVAVAMWFFVMHDYQKQRVLTFLDPESDPLGTGWNIIQSKAAIGSGGVFGKGWLLGTQSHLDFLPESHTDFIIAVLGEEFGLVGICLLLIVYLLLIGRGLMITAQAQTLFGKLLAGSLTMTFFVYVFVNIGMVSGLLPVVGVPLPFISYGGTSLVTLLSAFGVLMSIHTHRKWIAQV